A DNA window from Zingiber officinale cultivar Zhangliang chromosome 3A, Zo_v1.1, whole genome shotgun sequence contains the following coding sequences:
- the LOC122051964 gene encoding auxin response factor 17-like, whose product MSLKIERNVLLKEINKQKSELEIHEARVMGIDRSSHIVIVSRKSPGIEREHVLDKVGWDESTSGERQPRVSLWEIEPLTTFPMYPSSFPLRLKRPWPSDLPSLQGGRDDLMWLRDGDRAIQSWNFQGFCNKTFTECYFKS is encoded by the exons ATGTCTCTTAAAATAGAG AGAAATGTATTGCTCAAGGAGATTAATAAGCAAAAG AGTGAGCTAGAGATACATGAAGCACGGGTAATGGGAATAGATAGATCCAGTCACATTGTAATAGTCTCAAGAAAGTCCCCTGGAATTGAACGAGAGCATGTCCTTGACAAG GTTGGCTGGGATGAGTCAACTTCTGGAGAGAGGCAGCCAAGAGTCTCTCTTTGGGAGATTGAGCCTTTAACAACGTTTCCAATGTATCCATCTTCCTTTCCACTTAGGCTCAAGCGCCCTTGGCCTTCTGACTTGCCCTCACTACAAG GTGGGAGAGATGATCTTATGTGGCTTCGAGACGGAGACAGAGCAATCCAGTCTTGGAATTTCCAGGGATTCTGTAATAAGACGTTTACTGAGTGTTATTTCAAAAGCTAG